CGAACGCGAGCGGATCCGCGCGCGCAAAGCTCTTGCGCAGGAAGAGGTCAGGGAAGACGATCTGGTCGGCGTCCGGTAATCAGGTCGCAGGGCGCGCGAGGTGATGAAGCTCCCTTCCTGTCGCGCCCCTGCCGGCATTGAGCCACCGGAGAATCGGTGGCGCGAGTACAGGGACATGGAAAACGAAGATCAGTTGAGAATTCTCCGCGAGCGGTTTGGCCCACAGATTGTCGAGATCAGCGAGCCGTGGGGCCAATTGACGATTGTTCTGACGCCGGAGGCCATCGTCCCCGTCGCTGAATTCCTCCGGGACGATCCTGCCCTGAGCTATACCCTGCTCACCGATCTGTGCGGAGTGGATCGCGGCCTGAGCGCCGATCCTCGGTTTGAGATCGTCTACCATCTCTACTCGATGTCTCACCATCGTCGTCTCCGGCTGAAGATTCGCGTGCGTGAAGGCGAACGCGCGCCCACGGTCACCGGGGTCTGGCCCAATGCCAATTGGTATGAACGGGAGGTGTACGATCTCTTCGGGGTGGAGTTTGAAGGGCATCCCGATCTGCGCCGGTTGCTGATGCCGGAGGACTGGGATGGGCACCCCTTGCGCAAGGATTATCCCTTGCGCGGCTATCGAGGATAGTCTATGGCGGAATCGGAAGTCCTGCTGGAGGTCAAGCGGAGTCCCCTCGACTCCCAGATGATGCTCAACATGGGTCCGCAGCACCCCTCAACACACGGCGTGCTGCGCCTGGTGCTCACGCTCGATGGAGAGCGCGTCGTGGATGCCCGTCCCGACATCGGCTATCTCCACACCGGAATGGAGAAGCTCGCCGAGTACAAAAAGTATCAGCACGTCATCACCATCACCGACCGCACCGATTACC
The genomic region above belongs to Blastocatellia bacterium and contains:
- a CDS encoding NADH-quinone oxidoreductase subunit C; its protein translation is MENEDQLRILRERFGPQIVEISEPWGQLTIVLTPEAIVPVAEFLRDDPALSYTLLTDLCGVDRGLSADPRFEIVYHLYSMSHHRRLRLKIRVREGERAPTVTGVWPNANWYEREVYDLFGVEFEGHPDLRRLLMPEDWDGHPLRKDYPLRGYRG